From a region of the Candidatus Abyssobacteria bacterium SURF_5 genome:
- the meaB gene encoding methylmalonyl Co-A mutase-associated GTPase MeaB, with protein sequence MKTDKLDKLYERFCSGDKLALARIISLVENRSDGFEDLLHNIFPSTGRAHRIGITGPPGAGKSTLTTHVAKSLRAAGSKIGIIAVDPTSPFTGGAILGDRVRMTDIGLDPEIFIRSMATRGSLGGLAVATNEVGDVLDAFGKDIVIMETVGVGQSELDIVSVAETTIVVLVPESGDGIQTMKAGLMEIADIFVINKADRDGASQLAREVEAMLSMRESGGWEIPVLLTVAVKGEGIQELVAAINRHTEFLKNSQLLAAKRKERIRKRLRNLIAMRIEAVVRENEEIQALIRNYLESADQSSETPYTLADQIVKKLGIK encoded by the coding sequence ATGAAAACGGATAAATTGGATAAATTGTATGAGCGGTTTTGCTCGGGCGACAAGCTCGCGCTCGCGCGAATTATCTCGCTGGTGGAGAACCGATCCGACGGGTTTGAGGATTTGCTGCACAATATCTTTCCGTCCACCGGCAGGGCGCACCGCATCGGGATTACCGGCCCGCCCGGCGCCGGTAAGAGCACGCTGACGACTCATGTCGCCAAATCGCTTCGCGCGGCAGGCAGTAAAATCGGGATTATCGCGGTCGATCCGACCAGTCCGTTCACCGGCGGTGCGATCCTCGGAGATCGTGTCCGCATGACCGACATAGGGCTCGATCCGGAGATCTTCATCCGCAGCATGGCCACGCGCGGCAGCCTCGGCGGGTTGGCCGTCGCGACCAACGAGGTCGGCGACGTGCTTGACGCGTTCGGCAAGGACATCGTCATCATGGAAACCGTCGGCGTTGGCCAATCGGAACTTGATATCGTGTCCGTCGCCGAAACGACCATCGTGGTGCTCGTTCCCGAATCAGGCGACGGCATTCAGACGATGAAGGCGGGCTTGATGGAGATCGCCGACATCTTCGTCATAAACAAGGCCGACCGGGACGGCGCCTCCCAACTAGCGCGGGAGGTGGAAGCGATGCTCTCGATGCGCGAGAGCGGCGGATGGGAAATCCCTGTTCTTCTCACCGTTGCCGTGAAGGGGGAGGGGATTCAGGAACTGGTTGCCGCAATAAACAGGCATACCGAATTTCTCAAAAACTCGCAACTCCTTGCGGCCAAGCGTAAGGAGCGCATTCGCAAGCGGCTGCGCAATCTGATCGCGATGCGCATCGAGGCCGTCGTGCGCGAGAACGAGGAGATTCAGGCGCTCATCCGCAATTACCTTGAGAGCGCCGACCAAAGCTCGGAAACTCCCTATACCCTCGCCGACCAGATCGTCAAAAAGCTGGGAATCAAATGA
- a CDS encoding VWA domain-containing protein — MRIQLVSVRLPPLEFIGTLLVLISAAIQAPKSAFAEKTENPAGGTAVVYLIDNSTSMVWINEDVKAILKNVIKESTSGDSISIVFFGEKASTLASYKSIDENKKEILCRIIDTASATSLYTCFSPAIKKGVDLLHGYSRGGKAEKYVLLFVTDGKEHPPPDYVEECTLENALRQYPDFLPGKEWNLYYLALREQVDSELLSLVKKYDGEFFNAGELSQILNVSEEKIVESIIEDPHQWAALDTFVSDRFGEVEVKKAGEHNWVAINQARYKLLAGDEISVKKGAKAVVTIGSIARIGLGEETTIGLKEAESLPLKKKMNVRVELQNGTVLNSIQKPPDVSTRYEVLTPIALTGTRGTDFRVSYRGEIQEEVVSVFSGSVEISAVDKASFEKKVIIEAGNQSVIAAGNPPTPPFPIPQVILEEWNKWKKALLLKTPLHEIHFHPVTVRPLINQIVFGPIKPNQKYTAEIPLRYSEKYRGQHKISVLAQMPLPPGVELSTDVEDDNEDKLLKKVHLLLYCPPFLRHTGRETYAGNINLSCNSPDIKFTVKSIPVQVLQSRPNFAQRLRDLKPAIRNAVIVLSSLLLLLVIFVMWRVRSKVRSLYRLLLSNLKLVLMKTKLTRLYRGRPVGHFMLRSSASDQPQKKYDLAKISRESDSLILNIGSDLANPFPFTHSADQAIHCHIYAGRKRNPTKVFIGLAPGGKVVVNGETLKQGRQLKHKDMIQVGKLLFEFIDIQTQRQVRVHMNDGVQYTGMLEYWDLASLVFFMTCVRENKEQFLTLDFRDVLYVEFFIDESDPEKHILPRPLRRSRKLIRKDITVFLSNRKKLSGLVDRKYRYKQGAALFLLPLDKSNIQYIYVPGSSIKSVVIVDAQAKKK, encoded by the coding sequence ATGCGGATTCAACTTGTTTCTGTTCGCCTTCCGCCTCTGGAGTTTATTGGAACTCTCCTTGTTCTGATATCAGCCGCTATTCAGGCGCCGAAATCCGCATTTGCCGAGAAAACGGAGAATCCGGCAGGGGGGACGGCTGTCGTTTATCTCATCGATAATTCCACAAGCATGGTCTGGATCAATGAAGACGTGAAGGCGATCCTGAAGAACGTCATCAAGGAGAGCACGTCCGGCGATAGCATTTCAATTGTTTTCTTTGGCGAGAAAGCATCCACCTTAGCCAGCTATAAATCCATTGACGAGAATAAAAAGGAAATCTTGTGCAGGATTATCGATACGGCTTCAGCAACATCATTATACACCTGTTTTTCTCCCGCGATAAAAAAAGGTGTGGACCTGCTTCATGGGTACTCCAGAGGCGGGAAGGCTGAAAAATATGTTCTTCTCTTTGTGACCGACGGTAAGGAACATCCGCCGCCCGATTATGTGGAGGAGTGCACGCTTGAGAATGCGCTCAGACAATATCCTGATTTTCTTCCCGGAAAAGAGTGGAATCTGTACTATCTGGCGCTGAGGGAGCAGGTCGACTCCGAATTGCTCTCTCTCGTAAAGAAGTATGACGGCGAATTCTTCAACGCAGGCGAACTAAGTCAGATACTTAATGTTAGTGAGGAAAAAATAGTCGAGAGCATCATTGAGGATCCTCACCAATGGGCTGCACTCGATACATTCGTCAGCGACCGCTTCGGTGAAGTAGAGGTAAAAAAGGCAGGAGAGCATAACTGGGTTGCGATCAATCAAGCTCGCTATAAATTGCTTGCCGGCGATGAGATTTCCGTTAAGAAAGGCGCGAAGGCCGTCGTTACCATTGGTTCGATTGCGCGTATCGGATTGGGCGAAGAAACTACCATAGGATTGAAAGAGGCGGAATCACTCCCTCTGAAGAAGAAGATGAACGTCCGGGTCGAACTGCAAAATGGGACTGTTTTGAACTCCATTCAGAAACCGCCGGATGTATCGACACGATATGAAGTGCTCACTCCTATAGCATTAACGGGAACACGGGGAACAGATTTCAGGGTCAGCTATCGGGGCGAAATTCAGGAGGAGGTTGTTTCCGTCTTCTCCGGAAGTGTGGAGATATCGGCCGTGGACAAGGCTTCGTTCGAAAAGAAGGTTATCATAGAAGCGGGGAATCAATCCGTGATCGCGGCCGGCAATCCGCCGACTCCGCCGTTCCCCATTCCTCAGGTCATACTGGAGGAATGGAACAAATGGAAGAAGGCGTTGCTCCTTAAGACTCCGCTTCACGAAATTCATTTTCATCCCGTGACTGTGAGACCATTGATTAACCAAATCGTGTTCGGTCCAATCAAGCCCAACCAGAAATACACTGCGGAAATACCGTTACGATATAGCGAAAAATATCGTGGACAACATAAGATCTCTGTTCTCGCGCAAATGCCGTTGCCTCCGGGAGTCGAACTGTCGACCGATGTGGAGGACGATAATGAAGATAAATTGCTGAAGAAGGTGCACCTTCTCCTTTATTGCCCTCCATTCCTCAGACATACGGGTCGTGAAACGTACGCCGGCAATATCAATTTGAGCTGTAACAGCCCGGATATAAAATTTACCGTGAAAAGCATCCCGGTGCAGGTGCTGCAATCCCGTCCAAATTTTGCGCAACGCTTAAGGGATTTGAAGCCGGCCATCAGGAACGCCGTTATCGTCCTTTCATCGCTGTTGCTTCTTCTCGTCATTTTTGTGATGTGGAGGGTCAGATCGAAAGTTCGCAGCTTATATCGGCTGCTGCTGAGCAATCTGAAATTGGTGCTGATGAAGACCAAGTTGACCCGTCTCTACCGGGGGAGACCGGTCGGGCATTTTATGCTGCGTTCATCGGCGTCGGATCAGCCTCAAAAAAAATACGATCTGGCAAAAATCTCGCGCGAGAGCGACTCCCTGATTCTCAATATCGGGAGCGATCTCGCCAACCCCTTCCCTTTCACTCACTCCGCCGACCAAGCGATTCACTGCCATATCTATGCGGGCAGAAAAAGGAACCCAACGAAAGTTTTTATTGGGCTCGCTCCCGGCGGTAAAGTTGTCGTCAACGGAGAAACGCTAAAGCAGGGCCGACAGCTCAAGCACAAAGACATGATCCAAGTCGGGAAACTTCTGTTCGAATTCATAGATATCCAGACTCAACGTCAGGTGAGAGTCCACATGAACGACGGCGTCCAGTACACAGGAATGCTGGAATACTGGGACCTCGCCAGCCTTGTCTTTTTCATGACGTGCGTACGCGAGAACAAAGAACAGTTCCTCACATTGGATTTTCGGGACGTCCTGTATGTGGAATTTTTCATTGATGAAAGCGATCCGGAAAAGCATATCCTGCCGCGTCCCCTGCGGAGATCGCGAAAATTGATCCGGAAAGATATCACGGTTTTTCTGTCCAACAGAAAAAAGCTGAGTGGGCTCGTGGACCGGAAATACCGGTATAAACAGGGCGCCGCCCTGTTCCTCTTGCCGCTTGATAAAAGCAATATCCAATACATTTATGTTCCCGGGAGCAGCATTAAATCGGTCGTAATCGTCGATGCGCAAGCAAAGAAAAAGTAG
- a CDS encoding 1-acyl-sn-glycerol-3-phosphate acyltransferase, whose translation MLISFFLYYSNAIISLQTPRGAIQRPFPRLIDWRFCFQYNSRGERDMDKKFRGDAVIKPCPEEIMKPFPEWGWDLVARKWVKNLIIRLRIGQEAETVENLKKAIESGSPVFIFSNHLSWADHFLIMNMIDEHLKVRVSALCKEKYYGFPVFGWVLRKANQIPITNVKLCFARWYKQSTGKLPRERDFIEFMNRSGANPYHEVNVLKRQSLVRTAINTHEMLERKRPVLGYPEGTRSHRGTLQPIKTGIVQLPFEFKGLVIPAAIWGTDKILPKGIKWYNIFKYYGFPGSHTVVKFGQALSCFELLDRIERKFERIEDVVNLDNTRMLRSLLERNQFRAYTIEAERFERVFDEASLIIMRRVNEMLPPEYRAEQVEIKYPR comes from the coding sequence ATGCTCATATCCTTCTTCTTATATTATAGCAACGCCATCATCTCCCTTCAAACTCCTCGCGGTGCCATCCAGCGGCCATTTCCCCGCTTGATTGACTGGCGATTTTGCTTTCAGTATAATTCGAGAGGAGAAAGAGATATGGATAAGAAATTCAGAGGCGACGCCGTTATCAAGCCCTGCCCCGAGGAAATCATGAAGCCGTTTCCGGAGTGGGGATGGGACCTTGTGGCCCGCAAATGGGTGAAAAACCTTATCATCCGGCTCAGGATAGGACAAGAAGCCGAGACGGTCGAGAACCTGAAAAAAGCGATTGAGTCGGGCAGCCCCGTATTTATTTTCTCGAATCATTTGAGCTGGGCCGACCATTTTCTGATCATGAACATGATCGATGAGCATCTGAAGGTAAGGGTGTCGGCCCTTTGCAAGGAAAAGTATTACGGGTTTCCGGTGTTTGGATGGGTGCTCCGGAAAGCGAACCAGATACCGATCACCAACGTGAAGCTGTGTTTTGCCAGATGGTATAAACAGAGCACGGGCAAACTTCCGCGCGAGCGCGATTTTATCGAGTTCATGAATCGTTCAGGCGCCAATCCGTATCATGAGGTGAACGTGCTCAAGCGGCAATCGCTGGTGCGGACGGCAATCAATACGCACGAGATGCTCGAGCGCAAACGCCCGGTCCTGGGTTATCCTGAAGGGACGCGCAGTCACCGCGGAACACTGCAACCGATCAAGACCGGCATCGTTCAGCTCCCGTTCGAGTTCAAAGGCCTGGTCATTCCCGCGGCAATATGGGGAACCGACAAGATACTGCCGAAAGGCATCAAATGGTACAACATCTTCAAGTACTATGGTTTTCCCGGCTCGCATACGGTCGTGAAATTCGGACAAGCCTTATCTTGCTTCGAACTTCTTGACCGGATCGAGAGGAAATTCGAGCGGATTGAAGATGTCGTGAACCTGGATAACACCCGCATGCTCCGCAGCCTGCTCGAGCGAAACCAGTTCAGGGCGTACACGATCGAGGCGGAGAGATTCGAGCGTGTTTTCGATGAAGCCTCACTGATCATCATGCGCAGAGTGAATGAAATGCTGCCGCCGGAATATCGGGCCGAGCAGGTCGAAATCAAGTATCCAAGGTAG
- a CDS encoding CHASE2 domain-containing protein codes for MRKQRKSSFPVQVKPVPVLGPDQHTCVAATRKTLFHAGTAIALCCWLIAVAAGLLARPLLQRFENMLVDVRMRLPHRVMPDNRLVFVDIDDKSIELLGRWPWPRSRLAEVIRILDGAGPWGIFVDVLFAEETSPENDLALVRVFEEAERIFLGVAVEFKDHDAAGTTAGSNLSLLKSLSYETAAKGNSRFPKAGRAVIPLSAFVVPAKGIGHISFVPDADGVARHLPLFVDVDGRFFPSIDIELARSLLDVEKEDIEVFPGDSVFLRNARLPGKEEAEDLQIPIDSRGRILINYAGCWGRMFPHYSLQGILTDLLDEDENVNRQAENLLSEKLIILSVSFSGASDMGPTPLEPLVRLSEIHGHVISSILHRQFLRKIPTPATLAVAFLVCAGIGACCFRFRVFAFAIAGAAAILLWLLLSFAFFSMVGWITDIVWPCSVIVLAFGGCTGYTHLKAEQERSSLRRAFSRYVSPELLAQIVENPDKLKLGGERVNLTVLVLVLEKFERVTENAEAEEIIEFLSATYEKACEIIFANDGAIDTFTKDGLIAFFGAPLEREDHAIAAVRAAVSIKQALLELGAKRFARYPVGAKMALNRGFATVGNIGSSRRMNYTVIGKNVDLGIHLAHAAREGQILIPRKTFEGMESFFDVEEVGEMRVGPYPKPVHIFNVRGMIGESFLIRSEAVYPAATIGTKKFLGPYILMEKIGAGNMGTVYRGYDEVLERQVAIKVFPHLEKDAIAAVAREAKALAKLSHPNVVQVYSAGEEDDVAYLVMEFVDGQTVRELLNTEGPLPVAEALDILIQACRGLNAAQKEDIIHRDIKPANLLINNHGMVKIADFGLARLANRGESTHTVAGTFQYMSPEQARGAALDCRADIYSLGITFFHLLAGEPPFKADTIAGLAWHHSNTEMPDEPLRKKEVPEAVITLIRRMTAKQTEERHRDYLELLKELDRVEASLPAG; via the coding sequence ATGCGCAAGCAAAGAAAAAGTAGTTTTCCTGTTCAAGTGAAACCGGTTCCTGTGCTTGGACCAGACCAACACACCTGCGTCGCTGCGACGAGGAAGACACTTTTCCATGCAGGAACGGCAATAGCACTCTGCTGCTGGCTAATCGCTGTCGCGGCCGGATTGCTCGCTCGGCCTCTCCTGCAGCGTTTCGAAAATATGCTTGTCGATGTACGGATGCGCTTGCCGCATCGCGTTATGCCTGACAACCGTCTTGTGTTTGTGGACATCGACGATAAAAGCATTGAACTGCTGGGCAGATGGCCATGGCCGCGTTCGCGCCTCGCGGAAGTGATTCGAATTCTTGATGGGGCCGGGCCATGGGGAATATTCGTCGATGTTCTTTTTGCAGAAGAGACTTCACCGGAGAATGACCTCGCGCTTGTGCGCGTTTTCGAGGAAGCGGAGCGGATTTTTCTCGGTGTCGCAGTCGAATTCAAAGATCATGATGCGGCCGGAACAACGGCGGGTTCAAATTTGTCGCTCCTGAAAAGTCTCTCGTACGAGACCGCGGCAAAAGGAAATTCCCGGTTCCCGAAGGCCGGGCGCGCGGTGATTCCCTTGTCTGCGTTTGTGGTGCCTGCAAAAGGCATTGGGCATATCAGTTTTGTGCCGGACGCGGATGGTGTCGCGCGGCACCTGCCCCTTTTTGTTGATGTGGATGGAAGGTTTTTCCCATCGATAGATATCGAATTGGCCCGGTCTCTTCTGGATGTGGAAAAAGAAGATATCGAGGTATTCCCGGGAGATTCCGTTTTCCTGCGGAATGCGCGATTGCCGGGCAAGGAGGAAGCGGAGGATTTGCAGATTCCCATCGATTCCCGTGGCCGGATCTTGATTAATTACGCCGGATGCTGGGGCAGAATGTTCCCTCATTATTCGCTTCAAGGGATTCTCACTGATCTGCTCGATGAGGACGAAAACGTTAATCGGCAGGCGGAAAACCTGCTATCGGAGAAACTGATAATCCTGTCGGTGTCTTTTTCCGGGGCTTCAGATATGGGCCCGACTCCGCTGGAGCCGCTCGTGCGGCTTTCCGAGATTCACGGGCATGTAATCAGCTCAATTCTTCATCGGCAGTTTCTTCGAAAAATTCCGACTCCGGCAACTCTGGCAGTTGCATTTCTTGTGTGCGCCGGCATCGGTGCCTGCTGTTTCAGGTTCAGGGTCTTTGCCTTTGCTATTGCCGGCGCCGCCGCCATCCTTCTGTGGCTGCTCCTGAGTTTCGCTTTCTTCTCCATGGTTGGATGGATAACGGATATCGTCTGGCCTTGCTCCGTCATCGTGCTCGCTTTTGGCGGTTGCACCGGTTATACGCATCTGAAAGCTGAACAGGAACGTTCCTCCCTTCGGAGGGCATTTTCCCGATACGTTTCGCCGGAATTGCTCGCCCAAATTGTCGAGAACCCCGATAAGTTGAAACTGGGCGGAGAACGCGTAAACCTGACGGTGCTTGTTCTTGTTCTCGAAAAATTCGAGCGAGTGACGGAAAACGCCGAAGCGGAGGAGATAATCGAATTCCTGAGCGCCACATATGAGAAAGCCTGCGAAATCATTTTCGCAAATGATGGCGCAATCGATACGTTCACCAAAGACGGATTGATTGCCTTCTTTGGCGCTCCTCTCGAACGGGAAGATCATGCCATAGCAGCGGTGAGAGCCGCTGTCTCGATCAAGCAAGCGCTTCTTGAGTTGGGTGCGAAGCGATTCGCGAGGTATCCCGTCGGCGCGAAAATGGCTCTGAATAGAGGATTTGCCACAGTCGGGAATATCGGCTCCTCAAGGAGAATGAATTATACGGTCATCGGGAAAAATGTTGATTTGGGCATACATTTGGCGCACGCCGCGAGAGAGGGACAAATCCTGATCCCCCGGAAGACGTTTGAAGGAATGGAGTCGTTCTTTGACGTCGAAGAAGTTGGAGAAATGCGCGTGGGGCCCTATCCGAAGCCGGTCCATATCTTCAATGTCAGAGGTATGATTGGCGAGAGTTTCCTCATCCGTAGCGAAGCTGTTTATCCCGCAGCCACGATCGGAACCAAAAAATTTCTCGGTCCGTATATTCTGATGGAAAAGATCGGGGCCGGAAATATGGGAACCGTTTACCGCGGGTACGATGAAGTCCTTGAGCGACAGGTGGCGATTAAAGTGTTTCCGCATCTGGAGAAAGACGCCATTGCTGCAGTCGCCAGAGAAGCGAAGGCGCTGGCGAAACTAAGCCATCCGAACGTGGTGCAGGTATATTCCGCAGGCGAGGAAGACGACGTCGCTTATCTTGTGATGGAATTTGTCGATGGGCAAACTGTACGCGAACTGCTGAATACGGAAGGTCCCTTGCCAGTGGCAGAAGCACTTGACATCCTGATCCAGGCGTGTCGCGGCTTGAATGCGGCTCAGAAAGAGGACATCATTCATCGAGACATAAAGCCGGCAAACCTGCTGATAAACAATCACGGCATGGTAAAAATAGCCGATTTCGGACTCGCGCGGCTGGCGAATCGGGGCGAATCGACCCACACGGTTGCCGGAACCTTCCAATATATGTCTCCCGAGCAGGCGCGTGGCGCCGCACTTGATTGCCGGGCCGACATCTATTCTCTTGGAATCACCTTTTTTCATTTGCTCGCGGGTGAGCCGCCATTTAAAGCTGATACCATCGCCGGATTGGCCTGGCACCATTCAAACACGGAAATGCCGGATGAGCCGTTGCGGAAGAAAGAAGTTCCCGAAGCAGTTATCACTTTGATTCGAAGGATGACCGCGAAACAGACCGAGGAAAGACATCGCGACTACCTGGAACTGCTGAAAGAACTGGATCGAGTGGAAGCCTCCCTGCCGGCCGGATGA
- a CDS encoding GAF domain-containing protein, with protein sequence MAFLTILKPSGFAVPIELKQKIISIGTATENSVHIDLPTIAPVHASIIFDGNNYLLIDHSSEYGTFVDGLQVDRKFLQPGNVIKLGQDAKMLFSLHSEPNELNGRQVMISSERDENHIGEDIQKTISLDESYFRERRSGTVPQAEQQKKHLTAIYQVHQSIMEILDVDELTRKVLDLVFEILPADRAAIIFCDEGLASVYPVAFKERGQSGEPASVSISQTIINRTIGQTTAVLAKDTYVDSRFRDVTSIKRKRIRSVMCVPLNTKNNLFGALYVDALNVPGGFSEEDLRLLIAVGGALANSIENSRLIARIKEEQRKLTTLERYLPSLVVDHLFRQQDSDRLGGKYASVAVLFADIRGFTPFAEQFPPADVVAILNEYFTAMSEVVFEFKGTLGEYIGDEIMAYFGAPIECEDHAAQAIAVAQEMMKTIGSLKEIWKRRGSPTFDIGIGIATGAAVAGNIGSPKQMKYTVIGSTVNLASRLCARAESGRILMCPETYRIAGKLARAHFLEETKLKGISKPVQVYEIDCRNLKPASDPPGPR encoded by the coding sequence ATGGCGTTTCTCACCATTTTGAAGCCGTCGGGATTCGCAGTTCCCATAGAGTTGAAGCAGAAAATCATTTCGATTGGGACTGCGACAGAAAATAGTGTCCATATTGATCTGCCGACAATTGCTCCGGTGCACGCTTCAATTATCTTCGACGGCAATAATTACCTGTTGATCGACCACTCCAGCGAGTACGGTACGTTCGTCGACGGCCTCCAGGTGGACAGGAAATTCCTGCAACCGGGAAACGTAATCAAGCTCGGGCAGGATGCCAAAATGCTCTTTTCGCTCCATTCAGAGCCCAACGAATTGAATGGACGGCAGGTAATGATTTCGTCCGAGCGGGACGAGAATCATATTGGAGAAGACATTCAAAAAACCATATCGTTGGATGAATCCTACTTCAGGGAGCGGCGAAGCGGAACAGTGCCTCAGGCGGAACAGCAGAAAAAGCACCTGACAGCCATCTACCAGGTGCATCAGAGCATAATGGAAATCCTTGACGTGGATGAGCTGACGCGGAAAGTGCTGGATCTTGTCTTTGAAATCCTTCCTGCCGATCGCGCGGCCATTATCTTTTGCGACGAGGGGTTGGCATCCGTGTACCCCGTCGCCTTTAAGGAACGGGGGCAGTCGGGCGAGCCGGCTTCAGTCAGCATCAGCCAGACCATTATTAACAGAACGATCGGACAAACGACCGCAGTCCTGGCCAAGGACACGTATGTTGATTCGCGGTTCAGAGACGTCACCAGCATCAAGAGGAAACGCATTCGGTCGGTCATGTGTGTTCCCTTGAATACCAAAAACAACTTGTTTGGCGCCCTCTATGTCGATGCGCTGAACGTTCCCGGCGGATTCTCGGAAGAGGATTTGCGCCTGCTGATCGCGGTCGGAGGCGCGCTTGCGAATTCAATCGAGAATTCCAGGTTGATAGCGCGGATCAAGGAAGAGCAACGGAAGCTGACAACGCTCGAACGATATCTGCCGTCTCTCGTAGTGGACCACCTGTTCCGCCAGCAGGATTCCGACCGGCTTGGGGGAAAATATGCTTCGGTTGCCGTCCTTTTTGCGGATATTCGCGGATTCACGCCGTTTGCCGAACAATTCCCGCCAGCCGATGTCGTCGCCATCCTCAACGAATATTTCACGGCAATGTCGGAAGTCGTCTTCGAGTTCAAAGGCACCCTCGGCGAATATATTGGCGATGAGATCATGGCGTATTTCGGAGCGCCAATTGAATGCGAGGATCATGCGGCGCAAGCTATAGCGGTGGCGCAAGAGATGATGAAGACCATTGGTTCGCTGAAGGAGATCTGGAAGCGGAGAGGTTCTCCCACATTCGACATCGGAATAGGAATTGCGACGGGTGCGGCGGTCGCCGGCAACATTGGCTCGCCAAAGCAGATGAAATATACGGTGATTGGCAGCACCGTCAACCTGGCAAGCCGCTTATGCGCACGCGCCGAGTCCGGCCGGATTCTTATGTGCCCGGAAACTTACAGAATCGCAGGAAAGCTTGCACGCGCTCATTTCCTGGAAGAAACGAAGTTAAAGGGAATCTCCAAACCGGTGCAGGTGTATGAGATCGACTGCAGGAACTTAAAGCCCGCCTCCGATCCTCCCGGCCCTCGGTAG